In Cedecea neteri, a single genomic region encodes these proteins:
- a CDS encoding GGDEF domain-containing protein has product MNQDSMVNRPKFSFFSPDKMLLNAISVFALTTLFYFFGASLRLVNDLSLFWPLNAVLAAIFVRNPWLNKAIYYFICYAAMLVYDAFTTQWGWQSTIINFSNMVFIVTAARLLLRYSRNMDESNWALNAFNIFNFSLIAAILSSLFGAVGSLGISGDYHEKFMPLYADWVSEQFSTGVLMLPCLLTASWPSWRKLTGIVPSDMYPFFSVVIAVCTAMIIGGAGSLAFPLPALIWCAIRYPLPVTALLTLITGGVEIVLVAHAAINLHSEQPLLLVDQMFSARLGIATIAICPLIVSISVDAINQLIKQTSLRADYDYLTGVYSRSGLFEALKRSGRHQPTPQEPLLCVMLLDIDFFKRINDSWGHECGDAVLASFASRVLDTVGERGMVARIGGEEFVVVCRVRDNQQGFEIAEQIRKTIEVSTFHYEEQSLFITVSIGLAEAALGNNTLEATFNQLIPEADKYLYLSKRQGRNKTSASSAHAEVLSASHISDS; this is encoded by the coding sequence ATGAACCAGGATAGCATGGTTAATCGACCTAAGTTTTCATTCTTTTCCCCCGATAAAATGCTGTTAAATGCGATCAGTGTTTTTGCGCTTACCACGCTATTTTACTTCTTTGGCGCTTCGCTGCGGCTGGTTAACGATCTTTCCTTATTCTGGCCGCTTAATGCGGTGCTGGCCGCCATATTCGTGCGTAATCCGTGGCTGAACAAAGCCATTTATTATTTTATTTGCTACGCGGCAATGCTGGTTTACGACGCCTTTACCACCCAGTGGGGCTGGCAGTCGACGATCATCAACTTTTCAAACATGGTGTTTATTGTCACCGCGGCCCGTTTATTGCTGCGCTATTCGCGCAATATGGATGAGAGCAACTGGGCGCTAAACGCGTTTAATATTTTTAACTTTTCGCTGATTGCCGCCATATTATCGTCATTATTTGGCGCGGTGGGATCGCTGGGGATAAGCGGTGATTACCATGAAAAGTTTATGCCGCTTTATGCTGACTGGGTGAGCGAGCAGTTTTCAACCGGCGTGCTGATGCTGCCCTGTTTGCTGACCGCGAGCTGGCCTTCCTGGCGTAAACTGACCGGTATTGTGCCGTCAGACATGTATCCGTTTTTTTCCGTGGTGATTGCGGTCTGCACGGCAATGATTATCGGCGGGGCGGGCAGCCTGGCGTTTCCGCTGCCCGCGCTTATCTGGTGCGCCATTCGTTACCCCCTCCCGGTCACCGCGCTGCTGACGCTTATCACCGGCGGGGTGGAAATTGTGCTGGTGGCCCATGCGGCAATTAATCTCCATTCCGAACAGCCGCTGTTGCTGGTCGATCAGATGTTCTCGGCGCGTCTGGGCATTGCCACTATCGCGATTTGCCCCCTGATTGTTTCCATCAGCGTGGATGCTATTAATCAGCTGATTAAGCAGACTTCGCTGCGAGCGGACTATGATTACCTGACGGGCGTTTACTCTCGCTCAGGGCTGTTTGAAGCACTCAAGCGCAGCGGGCGACATCAACCAACCCCGCAAGAGCCGCTGCTGTGCGTGATGCTGCTGGATATTGATTTTTTCAAACGGATCAATGACAGCTGGGGTCACGAATGCGGGGATGCCGTGCTGGCCTCTTTCGCCAGCAGAGTGCTGGACACTGTAGGTGAGCGAGGAATGGTGGCGCGTATCGGCGGAGAAGAGTTTGTAGTGGTTTGTCGGGTTCGGGATAACCAGCAGGGGTTTGAGATTGCCGAGCAGATCCGCAAAACGATTGAAGTCAGTACGTTTCACTACGAAGAACAGTCGCTGTTTATCACCGTCAGCATTGGCCTGGCTGAGGCGGCGCTGGGTAATAACACGCTGGAAGCCACCTTTAATCAGCTTATTCCCGAGGCCGATAAGTATTTGTATTTGTCGAAGCGGCAGGGGCGTAATAAAACCAGTGCGAGTAGTGCTCATGCTGAAGTCTTGTCTGCGTCGCACATAAGTGATTCTTAA
- the glsB gene encoding glutaminase B yields MPVQLNNQLLEEILDQVRPLLGKGKVANYIPALEEVSGNKLGIAICTVDGEFFSAGDAAERFSIQSISKVLSLTLAMGRYEEDEIWQRVGKEPSGQPFNSLLQLELEQGKPRNPFINAGALVVCDMLQTRLSAPKQRMLEVVRALSGAEDLIYNTRVARSEFEHSARNAAIAWLMKSFGNFENDVITVLQTYFHYCALEMSCLELAKTFLFLANQGRALHIAEPVISAQHARQINALMITSGMYDGAGEFAYRVGLPGKSGVGGGIIANVPNEMSIAVWCPELDASGNSLAGTAALEILSQRIGRSIF; encoded by the coding sequence GTGCCGGTTCAATTAAACAATCAGTTACTGGAAGAGATCCTCGACCAGGTTCGCCCTTTGCTGGGTAAAGGGAAGGTCGCGAATTATATTCCGGCGCTGGAAGAGGTTTCCGGCAATAAGCTCGGGATTGCTATTTGTACCGTGGACGGAGAGTTCTTCAGCGCGGGAGATGCGGCAGAGCGCTTTTCTATTCAGTCGATCTCTAAAGTGCTGAGCCTGACGCTGGCGATGGGGCGCTACGAAGAGGATGAAATCTGGCAGCGCGTCGGCAAAGAGCCGTCCGGCCAGCCGTTTAATTCCCTTTTGCAGCTTGAGCTTGAGCAGGGCAAACCCCGCAATCCGTTTATTAATGCCGGGGCGCTGGTGGTGTGCGACATGCTGCAAACCCGCCTTAGCGCGCCCAAACAGCGTATGCTGGAAGTCGTGCGTGCGCTCTCCGGCGCCGAAGATTTAATCTACAACACGCGCGTGGCGCGTTCTGAATTTGAGCATTCGGCACGTAATGCCGCGATTGCCTGGCTGATGAAGTCATTTGGTAACTTTGAGAATGATGTCATTACGGTGCTGCAAACCTATTTCCATTACTGCGCGCTGGAAATGAGTTGCCTGGAGTTAGCCAAAACGTTTTTATTTCTCGCCAATCAGGGACGGGCTCTGCACATTGCTGAACCGGTGATTTCCGCTCAGCACGCGCGGCAGATTAATGCGCTGATGATCACCAGCGGTATGTATGACGGCGCGGGAGAATTTGCCTATCGCGTGGGGTTACCGGGGAAATCTGGCGTGGGCGGCGGGATTATCGCCAACGTACCGAATGAAATGTCTATTGCCGTATGGTGCCCGGAGCTGGATGCTTCCGGTAACTCACTGGCCGGGACGGCCGCGCTGGAAATTCTCTCTCAGCGCATCGGGCGCTCTATTTTTTAA
- a CDS encoding methyl-accepting chemotaxis protein: MSISQIFRRLNPFRLVARRPREFGLLSGVVGVIALFSVLQILSTVSLSNILHETRQSVLENNQLHQQQVVMEKARTSLLMTSDLLNRAGVYFMQDKETGSVGSWNSLVDEADAALKVSQQSFAAWQQLHPAGSESLANSYQLFFGGLKEQLEGMQKKASIDAFFEVPIQAFQSDFNEQYARYQTEGEKQTAVASHTLLASLSQAQTLFIIALGILLVVAIAVWLGVARWVIRPLRSLIEHLHILAAGDLSRLPAERKLVNREVKQLHGSVLEMQQGIQQLVLEVRESSAILLSNIGQLAEGNHELSSHSSQQEQELEKVTQHITELESRVQENSQYAIQANLRADEAREMVAGGDQMMHTVNASMQDIVTRSSEMRGIVAMIDNVAFQTNILALNAAIEAAHAGNQGRGFAVVAREVGLLAKQSSQSTRNIQSLINNSLQGIEQGSEAVSELETQLKNVIALVTRLSGLLNEISSASVDQGTSVHHVTTRITTLNQAVSQTGLLIKASANTSKRLLDESQRLEKAVARFQMTA; encoded by the coding sequence ATGAGCATAAGTCAAATTTTTCGCCGTTTAAATCCCTTCAGGCTGGTTGCCCGCCGCCCTCGCGAGTTCGGGCTGCTGAGCGGGGTGGTTGGCGTTATCGCACTCTTTTCCGTGCTACAAATTCTCTCCACCGTGTCCCTGTCCAACATCCTGCATGAAACCCGCCAGAGCGTCCTCGAAAATAACCAGCTTCATCAGCAACAGGTGGTCATGGAGAAGGCGAGAACCTCGCTGCTGATGACCAGTGACCTGCTGAACCGGGCGGGCGTTTACTTCATGCAGGACAAAGAGACCGGGTCGGTCGGCAGTTGGAACAGCCTGGTGGATGAGGCCGACGCCGCCCTGAAAGTTTCGCAGCAGAGTTTTGCCGCCTGGCAACAGCTTCATCCGGCGGGCAGCGAGAGCCTGGCCAACAGCTATCAGCTGTTCTTCGGCGGACTAAAAGAACAGCTGGAAGGGATGCAAAAGAAGGCCTCCATCGATGCGTTCTTTGAAGTGCCGATTCAGGCTTTCCAGTCTGATTTCAACGAGCAGTACGCGCGCTATCAAACCGAAGGCGAGAAGCAAACGGCTGTGGCCAGCCACACGTTGCTGGCCAGCCTGAGCCAGGCGCAAACGCTGTTTATTATCGCGCTGGGTATATTGCTGGTCGTGGCTATTGCGGTCTGGCTGGGCGTGGCTCGCTGGGTGATTCGCCCGCTGCGCAGCCTTATCGAACATTTACATATTCTGGCCGCCGGCGATCTGTCGCGGCTCCCCGCTGAGCGAAAACTGGTCAACCGTGAGGTGAAACAGCTGCACGGCAGCGTGCTGGAAATGCAGCAGGGCATTCAGCAACTGGTGCTTGAGGTGCGGGAATCCTCGGCCATCCTGTTAAGCAATATTGGCCAGCTTGCGGAAGGGAATCACGAGCTGTCTAGCCACTCTTCACAGCAGGAGCAGGAGCTGGAGAAAGTCACGCAGCATATCACCGAGCTGGAATCCCGCGTGCAGGAAAACAGCCAGTACGCTATTCAGGCGAACCTGCGCGCGGACGAAGCACGCGAAATGGTGGCCGGCGGCGACCAGATGATGCACACGGTGAATGCGTCGATGCAGGATATTGTGACCCGATCCTCTGAGATGCGCGGCATTGTGGCGATGATTGATAACGTAGCTTTCCAGACTAATATCCTGGCGCTAAACGCCGCCATTGAAGCGGCCCATGCGGGCAACCAGGGGCGCGGGTTCGCCGTGGTGGCGCGTGAAGTTGGCCTGCTGGCTAAACAGAGCAGCCAGTCGACCAGAAATATTCAGTCGCTGATCAATAACTCGCTGCAGGGCATTGAGCAAGGCAGCGAAGCCGTCTCAGAGCTGGAGACGCAGTTGAAAAATGTGATTGCCCTGGTAACCCGCCTGAGCGGGCTGCTGAATGAAATTTCCAGCGCTTCCGTTGACCAGGGTACCAGCGTGCATCATGTCACCACGCGGATCACCACCCTTAACCAGGCGGTGAGTCAGACCGGGTTGCTGATTAAGGCCTCGGCTAACACCTCTAAACGTTTGCTGGATGAGTCTCAACGTCTTGAAAAAGCAGTAGCTCGCTTTCAAATGACCGCCTGA
- a CDS encoding aldehyde dehydrogenase family protein encodes MQSVTGQTHAISRNPATGERIAVYPFENAAQIDAALARNQQAFNAWRVTPINERGQKLRDLGVAVRKHGEAMAQMITAEMGKPILQARAEVAKSANLCDWYAGHGPAMLGAEATQVENNKAVIEYRPLGPILAVMPWNFPLWQVLRGAVPILLAGNSYILKHAPNVMGCAELIRQMFVDAGFVPSLFELLNVTPEGVSQAINDPRVAAVTVTGSGRAGAAIGAQAGAALKKCVLELGGSDPFIVLNDADLDEAVKAAVAGRFQNTGQVCAAAKRFIVEAGIAEAFTDRFIAELKNYEVGTPQEEANRIGPMARYDLRDELHEQVTTSLKQGAKLLIGGDKLPGEGNYYAPTVLTNVTPEMTAFRQELFGPVAAITVARDSEHALELANDSDYGLSATVYTANEPLALEMAARLECGGVFINGYSASDPRVAFGGVKKSGFGRELSHFGLHEFCNIQTVWKDRR; translated from the coding sequence ATGCAATCAGTAACCGGACAAACCCACGCCATTTCACGCAATCCCGCTACCGGTGAGCGTATTGCGGTTTATCCTTTCGAGAACGCTGCGCAGATTGATGCCGCGCTGGCCCGTAACCAGCAGGCTTTTAACGCCTGGCGCGTTACCCCGATCAACGAGCGTGGGCAGAAGCTGCGTGATTTGGGCGTGGCGGTGCGTAAACATGGCGAAGCGATGGCACAAATGATCACCGCCGAAATGGGCAAGCCTATTTTGCAGGCCCGCGCTGAGGTGGCGAAGTCCGCTAACCTGTGCGACTGGTATGCCGGGCACGGACCGGCGATGCTGGGGGCAGAAGCGACCCAGGTTGAAAACAATAAGGCGGTCATTGAATACCGTCCTCTGGGGCCGATCCTGGCAGTAATGCCGTGGAACTTCCCGCTGTGGCAGGTACTGCGCGGGGCGGTGCCGATTTTGCTGGCCGGGAACAGCTATATTCTGAAACACGCACCAAACGTGATGGGCTGCGCCGAACTCATTCGGCAGATGTTTGTTGACGCAGGCTTTGTGCCTTCACTGTTCGAACTGCTTAACGTGACGCCGGAAGGGGTCAGCCAGGCGATTAACGACCCGCGCGTGGCCGCCGTTACCGTGACCGGCAGCGGCCGAGCAGGTGCTGCGATTGGTGCCCAGGCAGGTGCCGCGCTGAAAAAATGCGTGCTGGAGCTGGGCGGCTCCGATCCGTTTATCGTACTGAATGATGCCGATCTCGACGAAGCCGTGAAGGCCGCGGTGGCCGGGCGCTTCCAGAACACCGGGCAGGTTTGTGCCGCCGCGAAACGCTTTATCGTTGAAGCCGGGATTGCCGAAGCCTTTACCGACCGCTTTATTGCCGAGTTGAAAAACTATGAGGTTGGTACGCCGCAGGAAGAGGCTAATCGCATTGGGCCGATGGCGCGCTACGATCTGCGTGATGAGCTGCACGAACAAGTGACAACGTCACTTAAGCAGGGCGCAAAACTTCTGATCGGCGGGGATAAATTACCTGGAGAGGGCAACTACTATGCGCCGACCGTGCTCACTAATGTCACGCCAGAGATGACCGCGTTCCGTCAGGAATTATTCGGCCCGGTGGCCGCAATTACCGTCGCCCGCGACAGCGAGCATGCCCTTGAACTGGCAAACGACAGCGATTATGGCCTCTCCGCGACGGTATATACCGCCAATGAGCCGCTGGCGCTGGAGATGGCGGCACGCCTTGAATGCGGCGGGGTGTTTATCAACGGGTATAGCGCCAGCGATCCGCGCGTGGCGTTTGGCGGGGTGAAAAAGAGCGGGTTTGGCCGCGAACTTTCGCACTTCGGGCTGCATGAGTTCTGTAACATCCAGACCGTGTGGAAAGACCGGCGCTAG
- the ptrR gene encoding putrescine utilization regulator PtrR, producing MDLTQLEMFNAVAETGSISAAAQQVHRVPSNLTTRIKQLEADLGVALFIRENQRLKLSPSGHSFLAYSKRILALVDEARMVVSGDEPQGPLALGSLESTAAVRIPGVLANFNQRYPKIHLSLTTGPSGDQIDGVLEGRLAAAFVDGPVLHPSLEGVAVYREEMTIVAPADHAPIHSGADVNGESIYAFRANCSYRRHFEGWFHDSQAMPGKIHEMESYHGMLACVVAGAGLALMPRSMLESMPGSHQVSTWPLPDDKRYLDTWLLWRRDAKTRQLDAFISLLELPSQVP from the coding sequence ATGGATCTCACTCAGCTGGAAATGTTTAATGCCGTCGCGGAAACCGGCAGCATCAGCGCCGCCGCACAGCAGGTACACCGCGTCCCGTCGAATCTCACGACCCGCATCAAGCAGCTGGAAGCCGATTTAGGCGTGGCGCTGTTCATCCGCGAAAACCAGCGCCTGAAGCTCTCCCCGTCCGGCCACAGCTTCCTGGCCTACAGCAAGCGCATCCTGGCGCTGGTGGATGAAGCGCGCATGGTGGTGTCCGGCGATGAACCTCAGGGTCCGCTGGCGCTGGGCTCGTTAGAAAGTACGGCGGCGGTACGCATTCCTGGCGTGCTGGCAAACTTTAACCAGCGTTACCCGAAAATCCATCTTTCTCTCACCACCGGACCTTCCGGCGACCAGATTGACGGCGTACTCGAAGGCCGCCTCGCCGCCGCCTTTGTTGATGGCCCGGTGCTGCATCCTTCCCTCGAAGGCGTGGCAGTCTATCGCGAAGAAATGACTATAGTCGCGCCAGCGGATCACGCCCCAATCCACAGCGGCGCCGACGTTAACGGCGAAAGTATTTACGCCTTCCGGGCAAACTGCTCCTACCGTCGTCACTTTGAGGGCTGGTTCCACGACAGTCAGGCCATGCCGGGCAAGATCCACGAAATGGAGTCTTACCACGGAATGCTGGCCTGCGTGGTTGCTGGCGCAGGGCTGGCGCTGATGCCAAGAAGTATGCTGGAGAGTATGCCTGGCAGCCATCAGGTGAGCACCTGGCCGCTGCCGGACGATAAGCGCTATCTGGACACCTGGCTGCTGTGGCGCAGAGACGCCAAAACCCGCCAGCTGGACGCTTTTATCTCGCTGCTGGAACTGCCTTCGCAGGTGCCTTAA
- a CDS encoding SDR family oxidoreductase codes for MPSSQDVIVVIGSGSIAQAIARRVGTGKHILLADITPENSAIAQKTLQQAGFRVSTTAVDVRSRESIQKLVDLACGHGEVKGVIHTAGLSPSQAAAQDILRVDLYGTAVVFEAFGQVIGAGGSGVVIGSQSSHRLDVDALTQTEADELATLPPEQLLELPRVKAIDDSLYAYQLSKRGNALRVMAEAVKWGRRGARINCISAGIVYTPLAYDELNSAERGEFYWNMLAKSPAGRGGTPDEIGALAEFLFGPNGTYISGSDILIDGGVTAAYKYGDLKA; via the coding sequence ATGCCTTCTTCCCAGGACGTTATTGTTGTTATCGGCAGCGGGTCGATTGCTCAGGCGATTGCCCGCCGCGTCGGCACCGGCAAACATATTCTGCTGGCCGATATTACGCCGGAAAATAGCGCGATCGCGCAGAAAACATTGCAGCAGGCGGGTTTCCGGGTCAGCACCACCGCGGTTGATGTTCGCTCGCGGGAATCGATTCAAAAGCTGGTGGACCTGGCCTGTGGCCACGGAGAAGTGAAGGGCGTGATCCACACCGCCGGGCTTTCACCTTCCCAGGCTGCCGCTCAGGATATTCTCCGCGTCGATCTCTACGGTACGGCGGTGGTGTTTGAGGCGTTCGGGCAGGTTATCGGCGCGGGAGGTTCCGGGGTGGTGATTGGCTCGCAGTCCAGCCACCGGCTGGATGTGGACGCGCTGACGCAGACCGAGGCCGACGAGCTAGCCACGTTACCGCCGGAACAACTGCTGGAACTACCGCGAGTCAAAGCTATTGATGACAGCCTGTATGCGTATCAGCTGTCAAAACGAGGCAATGCGCTGCGGGTGATGGCCGAGGCGGTAAAATGGGGGCGGCGAGGCGCGCGAATCAACTGCATCAGCGCCGGGATCGTGTATACCCCTTTGGCCTATGACGAACTGAACAGCGCCGAACGCGGGGAGTTCTACTGGAATATGCTGGCGAAGTCGCCAGCAGGCAGAGGCGGCACACCGGACGAAATTGGCGCGCTGGCGGAGTTTCTCTTTGGCCCCAACGGCACCTATATCAGCGGGAGCGATATCCTGATCGACGGCGGGGTCACCGCCGCTTATAAGTATGGCGATCTCAAGGCTTAG
- a CDS encoding PhzF family phenazine biosynthesis protein, with protein sequence MQAIDFYMVDAFADTTFGGNAAAVCPLSEWLPDETLLKMSQQHNQSETAFFVNTDEGFELRWFTTQGEINLCGHATLAASHVIFEHLDYPEATIHFSTRFVGPLTVTRNGEWLTLDFPAWETQEITPLPELLATLGISECKEVRVGRDYMVVLESQAQVEAIQPDINAMIPLEKMVCITAPGEGEYDFVSRFFCPGESVPEDPVTGSAHSMLIPYWADKLNKTHLLARQVSYRGGDLRCQYKGERVLIGGKAVTYLVGKVLLR encoded by the coding sequence ATGCAAGCAATTGACTTTTATATGGTAGACGCCTTTGCAGACACGACGTTTGGCGGCAACGCGGCAGCGGTTTGCCCGCTTAGCGAATGGCTGCCGGACGAAACGCTGCTGAAAATGTCACAGCAGCATAATCAGTCGGAAACGGCTTTTTTTGTGAACACGGATGAGGGCTTCGAGCTGCGCTGGTTCACGACCCAGGGGGAGATCAACCTTTGCGGGCACGCCACGCTGGCGGCTTCGCACGTTATTTTCGAGCATCTGGATTACCCCGAGGCGACGATCCATTTCAGCACGCGTTTTGTTGGCCCGCTGACCGTGACGCGTAACGGCGAGTGGCTGACGCTGGATTTCCCGGCCTGGGAAACGCAGGAGATTACGCCGCTGCCCGAGTTGCTGGCGACGCTGGGCATCAGCGAGTGCAAAGAGGTGCGCGTCGGGCGTGATTATATGGTGGTACTGGAAAGTCAGGCCCAGGTTGAGGCGATTCAGCCCGATATCAACGCCATGATCCCGCTGGAAAAAATGGTCTGTATCACCGCGCCGGGCGAAGGTGAGTATGACTTTGTCAGCCGCTTCTTTTGCCCGGGGGAATCGGTGCCGGAAGATCCCGTCACAGGCTCCGCTCACAGCATGCTGATCCCTTACTGGGCGGATAAGCTGAATAAAACGCATCTGCTGGCGCGGCAGGTCTCTTATCGCGGCGGTGACCTGCGCTGCCAGTATAAGGGTGAACGGGTATTGATTGGCGGCAAGGCCGTGACCTATCTGGTGGGGAAAGTGCTGCTGCGCTAA
- a CDS encoding sugar transporter, whose amino-acid sequence MTIATVSRKTAWLRVVTLAVAAFIFNTTEFVPVGLLSDIAQSFGMETAQVGIMLTIYAWVVALMSLPFMLMTSQVERRRLLISIFLLFIASHVLSFLAWNFTVLVISRIGIAFAHAIFWSITASLAIRMAPAGKKAQALSLLATGTALAMVLGLPIGRIVGQYFGWRTTFFVIGVVAAITLFCLIKLLPKLPSEHSGSLSSVPKLFRRPALVNIYALIAVVVTAHYTAYSYIEPFVQQIAGLSANFATLLLLLFGGAGIIGSVLFGKWGNKYASGLVSGAIALMAACLVLLLPAAQSELTLAGLSLFWGISIMIVALGMQVKVLALAPDATDVAMSLFSGIFNIGIGAGALVGNQVSLHISMSDIGFIGAIPALIALVWSIVVFRRWPVALEEQPQATH is encoded by the coding sequence ATGACAATTGCTACCGTTTCGCGCAAAACGGCGTGGCTGCGGGTCGTCACTCTCGCCGTCGCCGCCTTTATTTTTAACACCACCGAATTTGTGCCCGTCGGCCTGCTGTCCGACATCGCGCAAAGCTTTGGCATGGAAACCGCGCAGGTCGGGATCATGCTGACTATCTACGCCTGGGTGGTAGCCCTGATGTCGCTGCCCTTTATGCTGATGACCAGCCAGGTTGAGCGCCGTCGCCTGCTGATTAGTATCTTCCTGCTGTTTATTGCCAGCCACGTGCTGTCGTTCCTCGCCTGGAATTTCACCGTGCTGGTTATCAGTCGCATCGGGATTGCTTTCGCCCACGCTATTTTCTGGTCGATTACCGCTTCCCTGGCCATTCGCATGGCGCCGGCGGGCAAAAAAGCTCAGGCGTTAAGCCTGCTCGCCACCGGCACGGCGCTGGCGATGGTGCTGGGTTTACCTATCGGGCGTATCGTCGGGCAGTATTTCGGCTGGCGTACCACCTTCTTCGTTATTGGCGTCGTGGCAGCCATCACGCTGTTCTGCCTGATAAAACTTCTGCCCAAACTGCCAAGCGAACATTCTGGCTCGTTGTCCAGCGTGCCCAAACTGTTCCGCCGCCCGGCGCTGGTCAATATCTATGCCTTGATCGCGGTGGTGGTTACCGCGCATTACACCGCCTACAGCTACATTGAACCTTTCGTCCAGCAGATAGCCGGGCTTAGCGCTAACTTTGCCACCCTGCTTTTACTGCTGTTTGGCGGCGCGGGCATCATCGGCAGCGTGCTGTTTGGCAAATGGGGGAATAAATACGCTTCGGGGCTGGTGTCCGGCGCGATTGCGCTGATGGCCGCTTGCCTAGTCCTCCTGCTGCCCGCCGCGCAAAGCGAACTCACCCTTGCCGGACTCAGCCTGTTCTGGGGCATTTCAATCATGATCGTAGCCCTGGGAATGCAGGTTAAAGTCCTGGCCCTGGCGCCGGATGCCACCGACGTGGCGATGTCGCTGTTCTCCGGGATCTTTAATATCGGCATTGGCGCGGGCGCGCTGGTGGGGAACCAGGTCAGCCTGCATATTTCCATGTCAGATATCGGCTTTATCGGTGCGATTCCGGCGCTTATCGCGCTGGTCTGGTCCATTGTGGTGTTCCGCCGCTGGCCGGTGGCTCTGGAAGAACAGCCCCAGGCCACGCATTAA
- a CDS encoding MarC family NAAT transporter, with the protein MMDLLRAIGLGLVVLLPLANPLTTVALFLGLSGDMNSRQRDRTALMASVNVFAIMMVAYYAGQVVMNTFGISIPGLRIAGGLIVAFIGFRMLFPQQKAHESPEARSKSEELSEEPEANIAFVPLAMPSTAGPGTIAMIISSASTVRAGSDFPSWVITVAPPLIFLAVGVILWASLRSSGAIMRMVGKSGIEAISRLMGFLLVCMGVQFIINGVLEIIKTYPA; encoded by the coding sequence ATGATGGATTTACTCAGGGCCATCGGCCTTGGCCTTGTGGTACTGCTGCCGCTGGCGAACCCGCTCACCACCGTGGCGCTGTTCCTTGGGCTTTCCGGGGACATGAACAGCCGGCAGCGTGACCGCACGGCACTCATGGCTTCGGTGAATGTGTTTGCCATCATGATGGTGGCGTATTACGCCGGGCAGGTGGTGATGAACACCTTCGGGATTTCGATTCCCGGGCTGCGTATCGCCGGGGGCTTGATCGTCGCCTTTATCGGCTTCCGTATGCTGTTCCCGCAGCAGAAAGCGCATGAATCCCCCGAGGCGAGAAGCAAGTCGGAAGAGTTAAGCGAAGAGCCGGAAGCCAATATCGCTTTTGTGCCGCTGGCGATGCCGAGCACGGCAGGGCCGGGCACCATCGCGATGATCATCAGCTCCGCGTCTACCGTGCGGGCGGGCTCCGACTTCCCGAGCTGGGTCATAACCGTTGCGCCGCCGCTGATTTTCCTGGCAGTGGGCGTGATTCTTTGGGCCAGCCTGCGCAGTTCTGGCGCGATTATGCGTATGGTGGGCAAAAGTGGTATTGAAGCGATTTCCCGCCTGATGGGCTTCCTGCTGGTGTGTATGGGCGTGCAGTTTATTATTAACGGCGTGCTGGAAATTATTAAAACTTATCCCGCCTGA
- the marR gene encoding multiple antibiotic resistance transcriptional regulator MarR has product MKSTCDLFNEMIPLGRLIHMVNQHKDRLLNDSLSPLDITATQFKVLCSIHYEVCITPVELKKVLSVDLGALTRMLDRLLCKGWVERLPNPNDKRGVLIRLTPEGVALCEECRNLVGLSLHKELTKNLTDDEVDTLYRLLKKVLP; this is encoded by the coding sequence GTGAAAAGCACCTGTGATCTGTTTAACGAAATGATCCCCCTCGGGCGATTGATCCACATGGTGAATCAGCATAAAGATCGCCTGTTAAACGATTCACTCTCCCCGCTGGATATCACCGCGACCCAGTTTAAGGTGCTGTGCTCCATTCACTATGAAGTGTGTATTACCCCAGTCGAGCTGAAAAAAGTGCTTTCCGTTGACCTCGGTGCGTTAACCCGAATGCTGGACCGCCTGCTGTGCAAAGGCTGGGTCGAGCGTTTGCCGAACCCCAACGATAAGCGCGGCGTTCTCATCAGGCTGACGCCAGAAGGCGTGGCGCTGTGTGAAGAATGCCGAAACCTGGTGGGGCTTAGCCTCCATAAAGAACTCACTAAAAACCTGACGGACGACGAAGTCGATACGCTTTATCGCCTGTTGAAAAAGGTATTGCCGTAA
- the marA gene encoding MDR efflux pump AcrAB transcriptional activator MarA produces MSRRNNDAVTIQSILGWIEENLETPLSLEKVSQRSGYSKWHLQRMFKKETGHSMGQYIRNRKLTEIALKLKESNEPILYLAERYGFESQQTLTRTFKNYFSVPPHKYRVTRLAGEGKYLHPYNQYCSLCN; encoded by the coding sequence ATGTCCAGACGCAACAATGATGCGGTCACAATTCAAAGCATTTTGGGGTGGATTGAAGAGAACCTGGAAACCCCGCTCTCGCTGGAGAAGGTTTCTCAGCGTTCAGGCTACTCCAAGTGGCATCTGCAGCGGATGTTTAAAAAAGAAACCGGCCACTCAATGGGCCAGTACATCCGTAACCGTAAGCTGACAGAAATCGCGCTGAAGCTTAAAGAGAGCAACGAACCGATCCTTTATCTGGCCGAGCGCTACGGTTTTGAATCGCAGCAGACCTTAACCCGCACCTTTAAGAACTACTTCTCGGTGCCGCCGCACAAGTACCGCGTAACCCGTCTCGCTGGCGAAGGCAAATATCTGCACCCGTACAACCAGTATTGCAGTTTGTGTAACTAA